One segment of Dromaius novaehollandiae isolate bDroNov1 chromosome Z, bDroNov1.hap1, whole genome shotgun sequence DNA contains the following:
- the LOC112995749 gene encoding chondroitin sulfate proteoglycan 4-like isoform X1 — translation MAGGRGGGLRAALLLLLLAAGQPALAVSFYGDSFVELNMAEASSRTSLQLRFRTSKPHGLLFLAAGKKDYCLMELRSGNLRLRINFGVGEQVLHSQQSSQLNDLAWHLVELHHEHDNVTLVIDKHDRTSARMPGILHELNIDHGFYIGGASKLDVPYLDGALPSFRGCIDDVTFNQLHILMPLRPSPGFKNVREVSVGCSDEFFAGEDEPISFFSSRSYVSFPLWNTDEEGILEYTLQTSTPRGLLLYHPGQAGDFIAMEMEGGLIKTYIGNHKSRTQLSSRKSVNDSHWHYIELKFTAEYVQLTLDEETVKTSLPPHGRLPLLKGPLFVGGVDDSTRSEVVKLELASVSGKYARGGSFKGCLRDLKANSEKKSLKNVLVTKDISAGCEMENAFNTNPSLKTAVRNPTVKAAPTFVISRESSPSLGKEDKSHLLVLNNLIVLEGGQASLESKHIIVSLDFQKLGIHQSEILFEIKEPPSHGDLKLDVEPVEEVNAFTMQDLWQGKILYVHDGSEDTYDYFTFSISTSSEKVVPPYLQGNEQHVFNVTVTPVDDAPEITLPEGNLLLLLENSKKRLTGELIKVLDRDTDPVSLSLSVLGNLNAGAGFLEHSEHPGRAITTFSNEDLRKGSIFFVHTGVKNSRIVLRASDGEKVSNTVVLRVMAVPLDYKVVNNSGIKLLQGVTALITPRHLAVETNAVLQELEIRYEITETPQFGEVQRQHSRGEWKQVSSFSQRSVQRGRVRYCSTFKEIQLENVTEQFKFKVSIGNRISEEYVFPIKVEWLRYRLLKHTPLEIEKSKKKYLNSDNLYAVLVDLEVPEDELRFKLLSLPKKGQILLNDQPLKKDSAFSQKDITDQKVAYELISRHHEDTQDSFRFLISTKYLESSFYEFKVNIKSDIGSIILTNNGLTVTEGEGEFITSTELFVQTLDNKTFQYKVIKFPKHGKLKLINFSGSFESSNNLTTFTNKDIVDKHLMYVHDDSETVFDEFLVRASSEESEEWTNSDPEVRALSVEISFNISVQLKNDEKPVRVVDKVFDVVKNGQRLLTLADLCYHDPDSDFDDGQLLYTRRGISNGDLVLTNDTFHKLYQFKQEDLEQKQVLFIHRGADFGRFVLFVTDGKHYTSLLLEVSAADPYVRLANNTGLLVQKGKEETITTANLSAVTNQDIRSDHEITYEIFSFPKYGRIYVNNLSMDSFTQVDLIEGCVTYRHDDSNNLTDTFNFTVHAKDVHLDAGVHVRIYLESHQWPPRIVNSNNLLVEEGKPVKISKGKLQVVHENSSPSEIVFTVRELPVHGYIRKFSSEKNYVGSDQKPVLTFTQQDVDEGNVQYVQTVSDQLNDHFSLDVTNGVRAVSGIGISVDIIPRVIPLDVQNFTVLEGGSKALLEDYLKISSRHFAGLSCEFILIEQPKHGYLENTRVPGVVLTKFTRKQVEQELIYYVHDDSEELTDNFTVIVNNTELWKQSLPQTVFVTVIAVNDEAPVIKVNKILQVWVGSVTEITVDDLCAEDKDSSPSELIYTLTTPSNGHLALKSSPNNSILNFTQAHIIEGQLVFVHSGAMSGGFSFQVTDGLNFAPRQIFSITARTLIVSLEVNKGLGVFPGSRKPISRRDLKAVTNDVTNAGNRTITFMIVTSPKLGRLIRVNSDNTTQEILSFTQSMVDEGVIMYEHLQAEAADWSAEDYFTFTVSSPPSALDLQVFLIDISYGITRHDRNSRLLANTGAIVQEGGKVLINKTNLDASNLLIKLPEVQRSMYEIWYQVVSLPRCGMIIVGERNVTKEKPNFSQYILNKFGIVYVHDNSESLTDNFTFAVWLNLKSKSATKPHGEVLEEMFNITVVPVNDQAPELKTKRLHLKVLQGDVAVLGSENLKAEDLDNPPTELKYTVISNPNNGYLAMKSNLSVSIQDFTQADVDSGRICFVQDGSSSSGVFYFSVTDGKHRPLYKLFSLEVIPITLVLVNHTNVALPQGQTSVTITNVHLAAITNGRSSNIMYEITQPLKYGHLMIGNEQVTKFEQADLYSERLSYRLANLTAFKEVLEFMLFTAEGNLTGQVLNITMKPLVQVAADMQISNRAVYKFRSSDLNASELANLTNSNPRFEVIVPPCHGRIIKRRLRNDAVFEDAQTFTQTDIDSGVVFLDIDTNMTGIDLLNDSFTFILRADDVQPAVGCFQYSIVPYDPLLVQRFTTEVPFLTSATTLKILTTSKDEAPVFSHNDEPAVAAWRTAPTMWQGQNRWGDIHKEGPLLNLAVGTSGSTEAESTIQASARSPRKQPSESSNPWYIIIPLVLVSVLLIIAVISVCILLMCQKKEKAKPPVRSQMDAILSSPGHGLERSLTVPTVTVTPLLKGVERSTATAFTPVRREQLLPAVVSPPVKQSLQKSWLNLDPEMIQYCRKTNPTLKRNQYWV, via the exons atggccggcgggcgggggggcggcctgcgcgccgccctgctgctgctgctgctcgccgCCGGCCAGCCGGCGCTCGCAG tatcATTTTATGGTGATAGTTTTGTGGAGTTGAACATGGCAGAAGCATCCTCTCGAACATCCTTACAGTTGCGGTTTCGAACAAGCAAGCCACATGGACTGCTTTTCCTTGCAGCTGGGAAGAAGGATTATTGTTTGATGGAGCTACGCTCAGGAAATTTACGG TTGAGAATTAACTTTGGAGTGGGGGAACAAGTACTGCATTCTCAGCAAAGTTCTCAACTGAATGATTTAGCTTGGCACCTGGTTGAACTACATCATGAACATGATAATGTCACACTGGTAATTGATAAACATGACAGAACTAGTGCAAGAATGCCTGGAATTCTGCATGAACTAAATATTGATCATGGATTCTACATAGGTGGTGCTAGTAAACTTGATGTTCCTTACCTTGATGGAGCACTGCCCAGTTTCCGAGGATGTATTGATGATGTGACATTTAATCAGCTACACATTCTGATGCCCCTGAGACCTTCTCCTGGCTTTAAAAATGTCCGTGAAGTTTCAGTGGGATGCAGTGATGAATTCTTTGCAGGCGAAGATGAACCCATCAGTTTCTTCAGTTCCAGATCTTATGTTTCTTTCCCATTGTGGAACACTGATGAAGAAGGAATTTTGGAGTACACGCTACAGACTTCAACTCCACGTGGCCTGCTGCTTTATCATCCTGGACAAGCAGGAGATTTCATTGCAATGGAAATGGAAGGTGGATTAATTAAGACCTATATTGGAAACCATAAAAGTAGAACGCAGCTTTCCTCTCGTAAGTCAGTCAATGATAGTCATTGGCACTACATTGAACTGAAATTTACTGCAGAATATGTGCAGCTGACACTGGATGAAGAAACTGTGAAAACATCACTGCCTCCCCATGGCAGGTTGCCACTTCTGAAGGGGCCTCTCTTTGTAGGTGGTGTAGATGACAGCACACGATCAGAAGTGGTTAAGTTAGAACTAGCCTCAGTGTCTGGGAAGTATGCCAGAGGAGGGTCCTTCAAAGGTTGCTTGAGAGACCTGAAAgccaattcagaaaaaaaatcattgaagaaTGTTCTGGTTACAAAGGATATTTCAGCTGGATGTGAAATGGAGAACGCTTTTAATACAAATCCTTCTTTAAAGACAGCAGTAAGGAATCCTACTGTGAAAGCAGCTCCAACATTTGTCATCTCCCGTGAAAGCTCCCCCTCCCTGGGCAAGGAAGATAAAAGTCACCTTTTAGTTCTAAATAACTTGATTGTGCTAGAGGGTGGACAAGCTTCACTCGAATCTAAGCATATTATAGTCAGCTTAGACTTTCAGAAACTAGGGATTCATCAATcagaaattctttttgaaataaaagaaccACCCAGTCATGGGGACTTGAAATTAGATGTTGAACCAGTGGAGGAGGTGAATGCATTTACAATGCAGGACCTGTGGCAAGGAAAGATTCTTTACGTCCATGATGGCTCTGAGGACACTTACGATTATTTTACTTTCTCCATTTCTACCAGCAGTGAAAAGGTTGTGCCTCCATATTTGCAAGGAAATGAGCAGCATGTGTTTAACGTTACTGTCACTCCAGTAGATGATGCTCCTGAGATCACACTTCCTGAGGGAAACTTACTACTTCTGTTGGAAAACTCAAAGAAACGCTTGACTGGTGAGCTAATAAAAGTTTTAGATAGGGATACAGATCCTGTGAGTCTCAGTCTTTCAGTGCTTGGAAATCTGAATGCAGGTGCAGGATTTTTAGAACATTCAGAACATCCTGGAAGAGCTATTACTACTTTTTCTAATGAGGACTTAAGAAAAGGCAGTATTTTCTTTGTCCACACAGGTGTCAAGAACTCAAGGATTGTTCTGAGGGCGAGTGATGGTGAGAAAGTGAGCAATACTGTTGTATTACGTGTCATGGCAGTTCCTTTGGATTACAAAGTTGTCAACAACTCAGGAATAAAACTACTCCAAGGTGTTACAGCTCTGATCACACCTAGGCATTTGGCAGTTGAGACAAATGCTGTCCTACAGGAGCTGGAGATACGGTATGAGATCACAGAGACACCCCAGTTTGGGGAAGTCCAGAGGCAGCATTCAAGAGGGGAATGGAAGCAAGTCAGCTCTTTTTCTCAACGCTCTGTTCAGCGCGGCCGTGTGAGATACTGTAGCACTTTTAAAGAAATTCAGCTGGAAAATGTTACTGAACAATTTAAATTCAAGGTTAGCATAGGAAACAGAATCAGTGAAGAGTATGTGTTTCCAATCAAAGTGGAATGGTTAAGGTACCGTTTATTGAAACATACTCCTCTAGAAattgaaaaatcaaaaaagaaatacttgaatTCAGATAATCTTTATGCTGTGCTTGTGGATTTAGAAGTACCTGAAGATGAGCTTCGTTTTAAGTTGCTGTCCCTACCAAAGAAAGGACAAATACTGCTTAATGACCAGCCTTTGAAAAAAGATTCAGCCTTTAGCCAGAAAGACATTACTGATCAAAAAGTGGCATACGAATTAATCAGCAGGCATCATGAAGACACCCAGGATTCATTTAGATTCCTCATTTCTACAAAATATCTGGAATCAAGTTTCTATGAATTCAAAGTCAACATCAAATCAGATATTGGAAGCATTATTTTGACTAACAATGGCTTGACTGTTACTGAAGGTGAAGGAGAATTCATAACAAGCACAGAATTGTTTGTGCAAACGCTGGATAATAAAACTTTCCAATATAAAGTTATAAAGTTTCCTAAGCATGGGAAATTAAAACTCATTAATTTTTCAGGTTCGTTTGAGAGTAGCAATAATCTCACCACTTTCACTAACAAAGATATAGTTGATAAGCACCTTATGTATGTGCATGATGACTCTGAGACAGTTTTTGATGAATTTCTTGTCAGAGCTTCCAGTGAAGAATCAGAAGAGTGGACGAACTCTGATCCAGAAGTAAGAGCTTTGTCAGTAGAAATTAGCTTCAATATTTCTGTCCAGCTGAAGAATGATGAGAAACCAGTACGTGTAGTTGATAAAGTATTTGACGTAGTGAAAAATGGGCAGCGATTATTAACTTTGGCAGATCTCTGCTATCATGATCCTGATTCTGATTTTGATGATGGACAGTTGCTGTATACTAGACGTGGCATTTCCAATGGGGACTTAGTGCTAACAAATGATACCTTTCATAAACTCTATCAGTTCAAACAAGAGGACCTGGAACAAAAGCAAGTCCTGTTTATACACCGTGGTGCAGATTTTGGGCGTTTTGTGCTCTTCGTGACAGACGGCAAGCACTATACATCTTTGCTTCTGGAAGTTAGTGCTGCAGATCCCTATGTTAGGCTGGCAAATAATACAGGCTTGTTGgttcagaaaggaaaagaggaaactaTTACAACAGCTAACCTAAGTGCTGTTACAAACCAAGACATTAGAAGTGATCACGAGATTACATATGAGATATTCTCTTTCCCAAAATATGGAAGAATATATGTAAATAATCTGTCGATGGATTCCTTTACTCAAGTTGATCTGATAGAGGGGTGTGTGACGTACAGGCATGATGACAGCAACAACCTTACTGACACATTTAACTTTACAGTCCATGCTAAAGATGTCCATCTGGATGCTGGAGTGCATGTTCGCATATATTTGGAAAGTCATCAGTGGCCACCAAGGATTGTGAACAGTAACAATCTCTTAGTTGAAGAAGGAAAACCAGTTAAAATCAGTAAGGGAAAACTGCAA GTTGTTCACGAAAACAGTTCTCCATCGGAGATTGTGTTCACAGTAAGAGAGCTTCCAGTACATGGATACATTCGGaagttttcatcagaaaaaaactaTGTCGGTTCTGACCAAAAGCCAGTTTTGACGTTCACACAGCAAGATGTCGATGAGGGCAACGTTCAGTATGTGCAGACAGTTTCTGACCAACTAAATGATCATTTTTCTTTGGACGTGACCAATGGTGTTCGAGCAGTGAGTGGAATAGGGATCTCCGTAGACATCATCCCCAGAGTGATTCCACTGGACGTACAGAACTTCACAGTACTGGAAGGGGGTTCGAAAGCCCTGCTGGAAGACTATCTCAAAATTTCTAGTAGACACTTTGCAGGACTCAGCTgtgaatttattttaattgagCAGCCAAAGCATGGGTATCTTGAAAACACTCGTGTTCCTGGAGTAGTGTTAACCAAATTTACCAGAAAACAG GTTGAACAAGAACTAATATACTATGTTCATGATGACAGTGAGGAACTGACAGACAATTTTACTGTGATAGTAAATAACACAGAACTTTGGAAACAAAGTTTGCCCCAAACTGTATTTGTAACTGTTATTGCAGTAAATGATGAAGCTCCTGTTATAAAAGTTAACAAAATTCTTCAG gTCTGGGTGGGTTCAGTCACAGAAATAACTGTTGACGACCTCTGTGCAGAAGACAAGGACTCCTCACCATCCGAACTGATATACACCCTTACTACACCTAGCAATGGGCACTTGGCTCTGAAGTCCTCTCCAAACAACAGCATCCTTAATTTTACTCAGGCTCATATAATAGAAGGGCAGCTGGTATTTGTGCACAGTG gAGCAATGTCTGGAGGCTTCAGCTTTCAGGTTACAGATGGTTTGAACTTTGCACCTCGACAGATTTTTAGCATCACAGCTCGGACTCTAATAGTTAGCCTAGAGGTGAACAAAGGCCTTGGAGTCTTTCCAG GTTCCAGGAAACCTATTTCACGACGTGATCTGAAAGCTGTGACCAATGATGTGACCAATGCAGGAAACAGAACTATAACTTTTATGATTGTAACTTCCCCAAAACTTGGAAGGCTGATCAGAGTAAATTCTGACAATACCACTCAGGAAATCCTCAGTTTTACACAGTCTATG GTGGATGAAGGTGTGATCATGTATGAGCACTTACAAGCTGAGGCAGCTGACTGGAGTGCAGAAGATTACTTTACTTTTACTGTCTCCTCTCCACCATCAGCCCTGGACCTCCAGGTGTTCCTTATTGACATTTCATACGGAATTACCAGGCATGATCGGAACAGTCGTCTTCTAGCAAACACAG gTGCCATTGTTCAGGAAGGAGGTAAAGTCTTAATCAACAAAACAAATTTAGATGCTTCAAATCTACTGATTAAGTTACCTGAGGTACAACGCTCCATGTATGAAATCTGGTATCAAGTTGTATCTTTGCCCCGATGTGGCATGATTATTGTTGGAGAAAGAAACGTTACCAAAGAGAAACCTAACTTCTCGCAATACATACTGAACAAGTTTGGAATTGTGTACGTACATGATAATTCTGAATCACTCACCGACAATTTCACTTTTGCTGTTTGGTTAAACCTAAAGAGCAAATCTGCTACAAAGCCCCATGGCGAAGTTTTAGAGGAGATGTTTAATATCACTGTTGTTCCAGTGAATGACCAAGCTCCGGAACTGAAGACTAAAAGGCTGCACTTGAAAGTCCTGCAGGGAGATGTGGCAGTGTTGGGGTCAGAGAATCTGAAAGCTGAAGACCTAGATAACCCCCCAACTGAGCTCAAATACACTGTTATTAGCAATCCTAATAATGGTTATTTAGCAATGAAGAGCAATCTCAGTGTCTCCATACAGGATTTCACACAAGCTGATGTTGACAGTGGCAGAATTTGTTTTGTACAGGATGGAAGTTCATCCTCTGGagtgttttatttcagtgtaactGATGGTAAACATCGCCCTTTATACAAACTTTTCAGTCTTGAAGTCATACCAATTACTCTTGTCCTGGTAAATCATACCAATGTTGCACTTCCACAAGGCCAGACATCTGTCACTATTACTAATGTTCATCTAGCAGCCATCACAAATGGAAGAAGCAGTAACATCATGTATGAAATAACTCAGCCCCTCAAATATGGGCACCTAATGATTGGAAATGAGCAGGTTACTAAATTTGAGCAGGCAGATTTGTACTCAGAAAGGCTGTCTTACCGCCTGGCAAATCTCACTGCATTCAAAGAAGTACTGGAGTTTATGCTGTTCACTGCAGAAGGTAATCTGACAGGACAAGTGCTGAACATCACAATGAAGCCTTTAGTGCAAGTTGCTGCTGACATGCAAATTTCAAATCGAGCAGTTTATAAATTCAGAAGCAGTGACCTGAATGCTTCTGAGCTAGCTAATTTGACAAACAGTAATCCTAGATTTGAAGTGATAGTGCCCCCATGTCATGGAAGAATCATAAAGAGGAGGCTCAGGAATGATGCAGTGTTTGAAGATGCTCAGACATTCACCCAGACTGACATAGATAGTGGTGTTGTGTTCCTAGACATAGATACAAATATGACAGGCATTGATCTTTTAAATGACTCGTTCACTTTTATACTCAGGGCAGATGATGTGCAGCCTGCTGTCGGCTGTTTTCAGTACTCCATAGTGCCATATGATCCCCTGCTTGTGCAGCGTTTTACAACTGAAGTGCCTTTTTTAACCAGCGCAACCACTTTAAAGATTCTCACTACCTCAAAGGATGAGGCACCGGTTTTCTCCCACAATGATGAACCTGCAGTAGCAGCATGGAGGACTGCACCAACCATGTGGCAAGGTCAAAATCGCTGGGGAGATATACACAAGGAAGGTCCGCTGCTTAATCTGGCAGTGGGAACAAGTGGATCTACAGAGGCTGAGAGCACAATCCAAGCCAGTGCCAGGAGTCCCAGAAAGCAACCGAGTGAAAGCAGCAATCCCTGGTACATCATTATCCCCCTGGTCTTGGTGTCTGTGTTACtcattattgctgttatttctgtgtgcattttGTTAATGTgtcagaaaaaagagaaggcaaaaccACCTGTCAGAAGTCAAATGGATGCAATCCTCAGTAGTCCAGGTCATGGTCTGGAACGGAGCTTGACGGTACCGACGGTTACAGTGACCCCTCTCCTGAAGGGGGTTGAGAGAAGTACAGCCACAGCGTTCACACCAGTAAGACGTGAACAGCTGCTTCCTGCGGTAGTTTCTCCGCCTGTAAAACAGTCTTTGCAAAAGAGCTGGTTAAACCTTGATCCTGAAATGATCCAGTATTGTCGAAAAACAAACCCAACTTTGAAGCGCAATCAATATTGGGTGTAG